The genomic stretch CCTGCAGGGCAGGATGATTGTGACATCGCCTCACTGGCTTCAGGGAGATTTCTCCAAATAATGTTTTACCAAGAACATTTGGCGTCCACCATGGAACTTCGGTAAAACTTTCCTGGGCCACCCAACTATACCTAAAACACTAACCTTCCCAAAGTTTTTTTTCTCCACGAAAATACAATTTGTGAAACAGTCAAACTGAAATAGTAGCAGTAGTTTTGTAAAAACTACCAAGAACCCAATTCTGAAATGCGTGATACCATGCGCACAACTTCGAATAACGACTTAAACCCTCGATTCTAAAATTGATGAAACCTTTATTATTATCTAAAACGCTAATCCATGTCTAATCCCATCCTCGCCGCTCAACTGCCAGAGCAACTGCCATCGAATATGGATTTTGATGACTTCACTGACCAGTTCAACAACCTCCTTATCTTACCATTAAATACTTTCTTCAACCACGACACCCTTGATTCATAACCTTTCCCTTCCGATCTAGAACTTCCGTTGGGAGATTTTGAGATCACCTTTGACGATATTGATAACCTCGGCATCACTACTGATACACATGGTTGTATTCTTCCTGACGCATGGAACCCGAATACTAATGGAATTCCACTTTCTCCTATGATCAGTGGTTGCATTGATGGTGGTGAAAATTTTTCTTTAGCGAATATCGATTCGCCAGGAACAAGTGCGTCTGTTGTTTATGGTAATCAAAGCCATCAAAGCCCCGATGTTTCTACTAATCAAAGCCATCAAAGCCCCCGATGTTTCTAGGTTTCTTAATTCAGAATCAGTTTCTGCCGATGATAACTTGATTGATGTTAACTTTTGGAGCATTCCTTTGCCAAAGACTGAAATTGGTGACAGGAAAAGTCTTCAAATGGGTCAGTTTCTTCTCAAGAATTAGGTAATGGGGGATCTGGTGTATATGAAGCCATGAACTCGCCCCATATGATTCTAGTAGTAATGAGAGGGATATTTGATCTTCTCATGAACATGCAATTATGGAAGAGGGTGTAAAAGTGGAAGGAATTGTTAAAGACTGTGATCCTAATAGGAAGAAAGAAAACAACCATGAAAGTGATGAGAATAGAATCCCAAAATGTAGCAGAAGATCCTCCTATATGTAGTTTATTTCGGCTTAAAAACAAATTTGGTGGAGCAAAATGGTCAAAGAAACTGACTCGGTATCACtaagaaaaaggaaaaaaaccCACACATGGGCGATATATGTCAGACTGCATCATGAATATCAAAACGAGTTGATGAGACAAATCTGGAAAGCGTGGATCCCTGACAAAGACCAAGAGGTATGACATATACCAATTTATGACCTAGTTAATCATTATGGGATAAGGCGAACTATTGGCTTTTCCGTTTGTAACTCCTTAGAGAACTTGTTTAAAAATGCATGTTTAAATAATTTGTGTCGTTCCTTTCCCCTGCGAGAGAGGGAGACACCTCTTCTTTTCTAAACTTTTAAAATTATGTAGGGTAGTTGTCGGAACAAAGACCAGACAAATACTTAACCTAAAAAAAAAGGACCGAGAACAAGGAATACCTCTACAAGGGGGAAAACGTCTAAGTTAATTAAAACTTATGGCCTAACTGGAGTTCAAGTTAATCGAAACCTCTGGCATAATTGTCTGCGACCGGGATAAGTTAATTGAAACCTAtggcctaactgaagtccaagtTAATTGAAACCTCTGGCTTAGTCGATTGCGGCCAAGCTAAGTTAATTGAAAACTCTGGCCTAATTGAAGTCCAAGTTAATTGAAACCTCTAGCATACTCGGCTACGGTCAGGCTAAGTTAATTAAAACCTCTGGTCTAAGTGAAGTCCAAGTTAATTGAAATCTCTAGCATAATCAGCTTCGGTCGGGATAAGTTAATTGAAACCTATGACCTAACTGAAGTCCAAGTTAATCGAAACCTCTGGCATAATCGGCTACGACCATACTAAGTTAATTGAAACCTCTGGTCTAACTAAAGTTCAAGTTAGTTGAAACCTCTACCATAATCGGATGCGACGGGGCTAAGTTAGTTGAAACCtctggcctaactgaagtccaagtTAATTGAAACCTCTGGTATAATAGGTTACGAACGAGCTAAGTTAATTGAAACCTCTGACATAATCAGTTGCGGTCGGGCTAAGTTAATTGAAACCtctggcctaactgaagtccaagtTAATAGAAACCTCTGGCATAATCGACTGCGGCCAGGCTAAGTTAATTGAAACCCATGGCCTAACTAAAGTCCAAGTTAATTGAAACCTTGGCATAATCGGCTGTGGCCGGGCTAAGTTAATTAAAACCTCTAACCTAACTGAAGTCCAAGTTAATTGAAACCTCTAGCATAATCGATTGCGACCGGGCTAAGTTAATTGAAACCTAtggcctaactgaagtccaagtTAATTGAAATCTCTAGCATAATCGGTTGCGGTCGGGCTAAGTTAATTAAAACCTCTGACCTAACTGAAGTCCAAGTTAATTGAAACCTCCAGCATAATCGACTACGACAAGGCTAAGTTAATTAAAACCTTTGACCTAACTAAAGTCAAAGTTAATAGAAACCTCTGGCAAAATGGGTTTGATTGAACCActtatatttaaaaaaattatttttaacaCCTAGGGCTTCTATAAGGAACCACTTCAGAAAACCATGGAGCTCCGAACGTCGGTCATGCAAATAAAAACCTCTGACTTCCCTTTGACGTTAACTATTGTGGAGTTCTGAACGTAGGTCATACCACAGGGACTCAAAACAATATCATGTCTATTGAAACTATGAACATCATATAAGTTAATAAAATCCCCGACCTTttaaaaataccaaatcaacataCCTTTGGCCGGGTCAAAAGAATATACTTAAGACCTTCAAGGATGTGTTATGATACATGCATCTAATCAGAGTCACCACGGTCTGATTAGGACAAATCGCTGATCCGTTAAAATATTATCCTACATATGTCCCGACCAGGGTGTATGAACCCAACTTCAATGGTCTGGGGATGACCATATCTTATTTAATTAGAGTACTGAGAAAGAAACCGATAACAGAACTCAGATTACCATAATATTTAAAACCTACACGGGGTATTATAATCTAAGAACATGATCAAACATTTGAGTGGTTAAAACAAAGCTTCAATAGGTCGAAATCCGTTGGGGTTCTTTGACTTCTTTGTGTCTATAACATATCGGGTTTTACAATTAACAAAAGATCAAGATGCCACTGTGGTTCTCCGACTCCGTGTCTAGAACTTATCAGGGTTCTACGACGATGAAGGGTTGAGACCTTCCCAGGATCCTCCGACTTCTCTATATTTAAAATCTATCAGGTTCTACGACGCTAATGGGTCGGGATTCGACTGGGGCACTCCGATTTCTCTAGGTCTGGAATTAACCGAGTTTTACAAATGACTAGAGAACGAGAATACATTAGGGCTCTCCGATTCCTCTACATTGCAATCCTACTTGGACTCTCCGATTTCTTTGTTAAAATTATAGGTTTGCCGCATTCATTAAAGTTATAAAACTTCCCAAAAAATGCCAAGATGAATCCCTCAGAAATTGGTTCACCATCAAGATCACGAATTAACGAAAACTCACTCGATCAAAATACGTAAAATTAAAGTACATGTAGATCAAGTCTGTGGGGTCTAGGATAAACTCAAAACACTTCACCCTTACAGATCTTGTGCTTTGGGGGCTTATGTACATCCAAAAATTTCTAGCTTAGCAGAGATATTTATTTTTAATGTTGGTCGAGATGGTCATGCATGAACCCATATTGACAAACATAGACCGCCCCATGATGTCAAACTTAACGGTTGAGAGGCAAATTAAGGGTCACGAGAAGGTTATGAAATTAATGTTTGAACCAGGATTAATGGTCATTAGTAGGATGTCAGATGTTATCTCTAACATTTAAGCTTTAGAAATCAATAAACAACTCATAATGACTTAAGCGGAGTTACCACATATGCTATATAAATGACATAATGGGAAAGGAAAAAGGACATCAACACGATTAATAACATAAACATATTAAAAACCTTGAACCATGATGGTCATTGATCCTAGTTTCGGGGAGGTTTCTTCCAATAATATTTTAGcaataattaatatatatatatatatatatatatatatatatatatatatatatatatatatatatatatatatatatatatatatatatatatatatatatatatatatatatatatatatatatatatatatatattattattattattattattttttttttgaaaatggaAAGAAAAGGTTGTGATTAAAAGAAGAGAAAAGCATAGGGATTAGATAATGAATTGTGGCGCGTTTCATTCTTCATTCggagggaaaagaaaataaatggcttcttcaacttcttcttcttcttgcCTCTTCCCCTCTTTCATCTCATCCAGCGCCAAACGCGTCCCAATCCAAATCTTCTTCAAATTAACAATCCCCAAAGCTTCTTCACAAGTTCACTGCCAGTGTCGTTCAAATTCCAATTCTTATTCAAATCAATCTCACGGAATCGAACGCCGTTGGGTTGAAGCATTCGATCAATCCCTCGCATCGCCGGAGAGATTCACCGTAGCGTCGTATAACATACTTGCTGATAGAAATGCTTCGCAACATTCTGATTTATACGTTAACACTCCTTCTCGTTATATCAATTGGGATCGTCGGAAAAAGATTCTTTCTGATGAATTCTTTGAATGGAACCCTGATATTATCTGTTTACAAGTAAAATCTAACATCTTACTTAAGTATCTCACAAATGCTTATTAACTAAGCACTTAATTAGCATTTTTAAGtaacttttttttttgaaaatgtatgTATTATTATACTGATTCGTATTTTCAGGAGGTGGATAAGTATTATGAACTCTCAAATATTTTGGTTAAGGCAGGATATGCAGGATCTTATAAGGTAACTTTCATTCCCCTCACACGGTTTTGGTCTATGAAGCACATACACCAGAAAAACGACACAAACGACCTGACACGTCGATACTAGGAATAATTTGAATCCGTTTTGGACACGGACTCTGATACAGACACTTTTTTTTTCCGAAGGTGTTGCGCTGCTAGTGTCTTTGGTAGTTACTTTTGAAGTTGCCTTTATATTATGCTATAGAAACATAGAATAAGAATTCAGCTTGGAGTTTGAGTTTCTAGTTTTTTACTTTGGTTTTGTAATACCTGATACATTCTAGATTTTCTGTTcattaattaataaattattgATAAAATTTTACTGGATTTGATCTGGATTGACAATAATACATGCTGATTTATCTCTTTTAATGTGAAATTTCACTGAGCACTATATTACTAGTAGTAGCATTACAATTTGATGTTTAGGTTTATAACTAATGTGAACCTAATGAATTGTATAAATGGAGTTGTAGAGACGCACTGGAGATACATCTGACGGTTGTGCAATGTTTTGGAAAGCTGATAAGTAATCTATTAGTTGCTTACTTTGCTTGCTATGTTTGATAAAAATTGATACAACTAGTTCATTCACTTTGATTAgtctttttcttttttttttgtctGTCAGGTTCCGGTTATTAGATGGAGAGAGTATTCAATATAAGGACATCGGCCTTCGTGATAATGTTGCTCAACTTCTAGTTTTTGAGGTATCAGTTCATTGATGTCAGCATTGCATGAATCGATGGTCCTTTCATTGTTTATGACTGCATTAGCTTGAACATAAGCAGCAGCAATCCTTGGTTGCCTGAGATTTATTACTGTGAATTTTGTCTTACTGTACATCCATTGGCCATCCTTTGCATCTTTAACTTCATACTGTACAGGCAGATGCGTGGATCTAACTCAAGAAGATTGTTGGTTGGTAACATCCACGTACTTTATAACCCAAACAGGGGTGAAGTTAAATTAGGTCAAGTAAGTGTTTCATTCCCTCTATGGCTTAAATTAAAGGTTTTTACTCCCTCCTATAGATAAAGTGCAAGCTGATTAGGTTTGATAACTACTAATGCCTGATCCTTAAACGTTTTTGTTATCTAGGAAATACCAGTCAGTATGTACATTAGCTTAATGCCTACGCCTAATCCTTACATTAGCTTGAAATATTAAATAATGCAGATTCGTTTTCTCGCATCAAAAGCACAGATCCTCTCACAAAAATGGGGTAATGCCCCTGTAATCCTTGCTGGTGATTTTAATAGTACTCCTCAGGTGCATATTTCAGATAATAGATAGGACTTTGTCCTTTAATTACTCTTTGTTGTTCATTTTTTACGTATTGATTTCGTTCTTCAACAGAGTGGAATATACAAGTTCTTGTCATCGTCTGAGGTGAGTTACTTTGAAATTGTACATTCTCATAATCATGGTTTTGCAAATTCATTCTATTCTGGACATGGATATAAGATTGATTATGCCATGAATCCGAGCAAGTAGTTTATGTTTAAGATGCTTACATGAAAATGGGTGTAATTTTCATTTGCAGCTTAATATCAAACTATATGACAGAAATGAGTTATCTGGACAGAAACACTGTCGTCCTGCTCATGTTTTAGACAGGGAAAAAGAAGCAGTTGGTTCATTTATTTCACAAGATGGGTATTTTTCCTTTTTCAAGCTATTAATTCTATATCCTAAGCTACAACATAAGATGGCACGTGCAATTTATATCATACAAAAACGGCATGAAAGTGCAGGTATCATATACAACAGTTCTAAACCTATATTCATGAAAGAATATTCATGTGCAAATTATAGAAAATCCAATCAACAAAAAGAAGGTCAAGGAACTTTCTCTGTTAGCAACTCCAGGAGAAATAATTGTTATTTTGGAAATAATAGAAGTGAACAGAAATGAAATAGATCAAAAGAGTTTAATGCACAGTGAGAACACACAAATTCAAGAATGTACTGTACTTATAAATAGTGAAAATGCAAAACTACCTGATCTTATGATATTTTTGTGTTATGACCTTAAGTACCTATGTTCATTAATTGAAGAAGGTATGTTTCTTATAAGTGTTTGTGATATTCAGTTCTGTCTTAGTATGAAGCTCTCAAATTACTGTTTCAGATTGTTAAACTGCTGGACAGATGAAGAGATAAACACTGCAACCGGTGATTCTGAGCGTCACCTGGCTGTGCATCCATTAAAGTTAAATAGTTCGTATGCCACAGTCAAAGTACCTAATTATTCTTTTGTAGCCTATTTTCTATATTAATTTTCACATTCCTTCTCATGGTCCATGCCAATAGAATAGTAAATGATAAACCTTTTTCAGGGTTCAGCTAGCACACGGGGATTCAATGGTGAACCCTTGGCAACTTCATATCACTCAAAGTTTATTGGTACTGTAGATTATTTATGGTATTGAAACTCCTTCCTAAGTTCTGAGAAAGTTTAAGTTATGAAAAATATAATGTTTAAGGCCTTAATGATGACAATTACCCAATAATAAGATAAGTTGAATGCATATGATGCAGGTACTCTGACGGTATTGTACCTACAAGAGTTCTCGATACGGTGTCAATCAGTGACCTTCGAAGGGCAGGGGGCCTTCCATGCAAGGTATTACTGCTTCAATTTTTGTTTTCTAAATGCAATAACTTTTCAAATTTAACAAGTTTTTTCTTGAATAATAGAAAGTGGGAAGCGACCATTTGGCCTTGCTGTCTGAATTTTCCTTCAGTTGCCCAAAATGAATCTAGAAACTTAGTTGCAACAGCAGCATCACCTAGAGTAGGTATTGAAAGATCGTGACTATCTGCAGTCTTAGGAAACAAGTTTTTTTTAGTCAAAACATAAAAAAAGGAAACAAGTTTTTCT from Lathyrus oleraceus cultivar Zhongwan6 chromosome 7, CAAS_Psat_ZW6_1.0, whole genome shotgun sequence encodes the following:
- the LOC127105817 gene encoding LOW QUALITY PROTEIN: carbon catabolite repressor protein 4 homolog 3 (The sequence of the model RefSeq protein was modified relative to this genomic sequence to represent the inferred CDS: inserted 2 bases in 1 codon; deleted 1 base in 1 codon) is translated as MASSTSSSSCLFPSFISSSAKRVPIQIFFKLTIPKASSQVHCQCRSNSNSYSNQSHGIERRWVEAFDQSLASPERFTVASYNILADRNASQHSDLYVNTPSRYINWDRRKKILSDEFFEWNPDIICLQEVDKYYELSNILVKAGYAGSYKRRTGDTSDGCAMFWKADKFRLLDGESIQYKDIGLRDNVAQLLVFEMRGSNSRRLLVGNIHVLYNPNRGEVKLGQIRFLASKAQILSQKWGNAPVILAGDFNSTPQSGIYKFLSSSELNIKLYDRNELSGQKHCRPAHVLDREKEAVGSFISQDGLLNCWTDEEINTATGDSERHLAVHPLKLNSSYATVKGSASTRGFNGEPLATSYHSKFIGTVDYLWYSDGIVPTRVLDTVSISDLRRAGGLPCKKVGSDHLALLSEFSFXVAQNESRNLVATAASPRVGIEDRDYLQS